Proteins from a genomic interval of Microbacterium esteraromaticum:
- the lipA gene encoding lipoyl synthase: MSAASPEGRKLLRLEIRNAETPIERKPEWIRTKAKMGPEYQALHSLVKSEDLHTVCQEAGCPNIYECWEDREATFLIGGSQCTRRCDFCQIDTGKPADYDTDEPRRVAESVTRMGLRYATVTSVARDDLPDTGAWLNAETVRQIHAKNPNTGVELLANDHGGNPDFLGQIFEARPEVFAHNVETVPRIFRRIRPAFTYERSLGVITQGHDAGLITKSNLILGMGEEPEEVIQALQDLRGAGCDIITITQYLRPSPRHLPVARWVKPDEFVGFKQEAERIGFLGVLAGPLVRSSYRAGRLWAQSMMSKGREIPPHLAHIAEGVELGFAQAV; this comes from the coding sequence ATGAGCGCCGCAAGCCCCGAGGGACGCAAACTGCTCCGCCTGGAGATCCGAAACGCCGAGACCCCCATCGAGCGCAAGCCGGAGTGGATTCGCACCAAGGCGAAGATGGGGCCGGAGTACCAGGCTCTGCACTCGCTCGTGAAGAGCGAGGACCTGCACACGGTCTGCCAGGAGGCGGGCTGCCCGAACATCTACGAATGCTGGGAGGACCGCGAGGCGACCTTCCTCATCGGCGGATCGCAGTGCACGCGTCGGTGCGACTTCTGCCAGATCGACACCGGCAAGCCCGCCGACTACGACACCGACGAGCCGCGCCGGGTGGCCGAGAGCGTGACCCGGATGGGCCTGCGCTACGCGACCGTGACCAGTGTTGCGCGCGACGACCTGCCCGACACGGGCGCCTGGCTGAACGCCGAGACCGTGCGACAGATCCACGCAAAGAACCCCAACACGGGGGTCGAACTGCTCGCCAACGATCACGGCGGCAACCCGGACTTCCTGGGGCAGATCTTCGAGGCGCGCCCCGAAGTGTTCGCTCACAACGTCGAGACCGTGCCGCGGATCTTCCGCCGCATCCGCCCTGCGTTCACGTACGAGCGCTCATTGGGCGTGATCACGCAGGGTCATGACGCAGGGCTCATCACGAAATCGAACCTGATCCTCGGCATGGGCGAGGAGCCCGAGGAGGTCATCCAGGCTCTGCAGGACCTGCGCGGCGCGGGATGCGACATCATCACGATCACGCAGTACCTGCGCCCCTCGCCCCGTCACCTGCCGGTCGCGCGGTGGGTGAAGCCCGATGAGTTCGTCGGTTTCAAGCAAGAGGCCGAGCGAATCGGCTTCCTCGGCGTGCTCGCCGGTCCGCTGGTGCGCTCGTCCTACCGCGCGGGCCGCCTGTGGGCCCAGTCGATGATGTCGAAGGGGCGCGAGATCCCGCCGCACCTGGCCCACATCGCCGAGGGCGTTGAGCTCGGGTTCGCACAGGCGGTCTAG
- a CDS encoding glutamate--cysteine ligase, which produces MTIEFASSARSTVGLEWEVMLADPATGDLVGRAPELLTALEAQSAAERHTVTGELLTNTIEVTSGIGTTVADAVADIGAAIDAVRRATDPAGIELLSAGSHPFAQWFHQRVTDKTRYRKLIERTQWWGRNMMIWGIHVHIGVEDRAKVLPIVGALTSYLPHLQALAASSPYWAGERTGYASNRALVFQQLPTAGLPWALESWTEFERYVDDMTRTGVMSDASEIRWDIRPAPRWGTIEVRACDGMSTLAELASVAALTQSLVEFFSRELDQGRALPMLPPWFHRENKWRAARYGLDADVIVDRAGSQVPVREHLDAVVDDLMPIARDLRCADELAGVHSIVSEGASYERQLAAAHHADGDLRAVVHHLIDEFRNGPAAPLPD; this is translated from the coding sequence GTGACGATCGAGTTCGCCTCCTCGGCCCGCAGCACGGTGGGCCTCGAATGGGAGGTCATGCTGGCCGACCCCGCCACCGGCGACCTCGTCGGGCGCGCCCCCGAGCTGCTGACCGCGCTCGAAGCGCAGAGCGCCGCCGAGCGCCACACCGTCACGGGTGAGCTACTGACGAACACGATCGAGGTGACGAGCGGGATCGGCACGACCGTGGCGGATGCCGTCGCCGACATCGGTGCGGCGATCGACGCGGTGCGCCGTGCCACGGATCCGGCGGGCATCGAGCTGCTCTCCGCCGGCAGTCACCCGTTCGCGCAGTGGTTCCACCAGCGCGTGACCGACAAGACGCGCTATCGCAAGCTGATCGAACGCACGCAGTGGTGGGGCCGCAACATGATGATCTGGGGCATCCATGTGCACATCGGCGTCGAGGACCGCGCCAAGGTGCTGCCCATCGTCGGTGCTCTGACGTCGTACCTTCCGCATCTGCAGGCGCTGGCGGCGTCCAGCCCCTACTGGGCCGGCGAACGCACCGGCTACGCCTCGAATCGCGCGCTGGTGTTTCAGCAACTGCCGACCGCGGGTCTGCCCTGGGCGCTCGAATCGTGGACAGAGTTCGAGAGGTACGTCGACGACATGACGCGCACGGGCGTGATGTCGGATGCCTCCGAGATCCGCTGGGACATCCGTCCGGCGCCACGGTGGGGAACGATCGAGGTGCGGGCCTGCGACGGCATGTCGACGCTGGCCGAGCTCGCATCGGTTGCGGCACTCACCCAGTCGCTGGTGGAGTTCTTCTCGCGAGAGCTCGATCAGGGGCGCGCGTTGCCGATGCTGCCGCCCTGGTTCCACCGCGAGAACAAGTGGCGTGCGGCCCGCTACGGCTTGGACGCCGATGTGATCGTGGATCGCGCCGGATCCCAAGTTCCCGTCCGAGAGCACCTTGATGCCGTCGTGGATGATCTGATGCCGATCGCGCGCGATCTGCGCTGCGCCGATGAGCTCGCCGGCGTGCACTCGATCGTGAGCGAGGGGGCAAGCTACGAGCGCCAGCTGGCCGCCGCTCACCATGCCGACGGCGACCTGCGCGCGGTGGTGCACCACCTCATCGACGAGTTCCGCAACGGGCCCGCGGCACCTCTCCCCGACTGA
- a CDS encoding TetR/AcrR family transcriptional regulator, translating into MQNASRAGRPRASSRETLAEAACELFLEQGYDETSVADITRRAGVSRSSFFNYFSSKSDVLWSGLDARIEAASVALASLGRNADGPAVRAALEPVVRGFAPDPLVLALRNAAAMGVEEELLRDTGIRHARIASAVAGAARSAGVDEIRADILGAALAAAVLSALRVWAEQGAGQASLEAAFDQALRSIHDLPWG; encoded by the coding sequence ATGCAGAACGCGTCGCGCGCCGGGCGTCCACGGGCATCCTCACGCGAGACTCTGGCCGAGGCGGCGTGCGAGCTGTTCCTCGAACAGGGCTATGACGAGACATCGGTCGCCGACATCACCCGACGTGCCGGCGTGAGCCGGTCGAGTTTCTTCAACTACTTCTCATCCAAGAGCGACGTGCTGTGGTCGGGGCTCGATGCGCGCATTGAGGCGGCTTCGGTGGCGCTCGCGTCGTTGGGCAGGAACGCCGACGGCCCGGCCGTGCGGGCAGCGCTCGAACCCGTCGTGCGCGGCTTCGCGCCCGACCCGCTCGTGCTTGCCCTGCGCAATGCCGCCGCAATGGGGGTCGAGGAAGAGCTTCTGCGCGACACCGGGATCCGGCACGCGCGCATCGCCTCGGCCGTCGCCGGCGCGGCGCGCAGTGCGGGAGTCGACGAGATCCGTGCAGACATCCTCGGTGCGGCGCTGGCCGCGGCCGTGCTGTCCGCGCTGCGGGTGTGGGCTGAGCAGGGGGCGGGGCAGGCGTCTTTGGAGGCTGCGTTCGACCAGGCGCTGCGCAGCATCCACGACCTTCCGTGGGGTTGA
- a CDS encoding RNA-binding protein, with product MLAAALEHVVKGIVDHPDDVRITASASPRGDLLEVHVHPDDRGRVIGRGGRTAKALRTLISALADGRRVRVDVADD from the coding sequence GTGCTCGCCGCCGCGCTCGAACACGTCGTCAAGGGGATCGTCGATCACCCGGACGATGTCCGCATCACCGCATCCGCATCGCCCCGAGGCGATCTGCTCGAGGTGCATGTGCACCCGGATGACCGTGGTCGCGTGATCGGGCGCGGCGGCCGCACCGCCAAGGCGCTGCGCACGCTGATCTCCGCCCTCGCCGACGGACGTCGCGTCCGTGTCGACGTCGCGGACGACTGA
- a CDS encoding LysR family transcriptional regulator yields MDLQQLRYVVEVLDTASFTRAAERCFVTQSALSHQIAALEREIGQRLFIRSSRSVRPTEAGEAFALQARIAVEAAENAVEEAAAAAGRIVGTLTLGVIPTVTAVDLPALLSGFREKYPDVRVELRVGSSDMLMRQASTGEIDVALLGLRDDVRPQGVAFRALRRDRLVVVLPTEHPLASRSEISLADLTDETFADFPQGSSGRAQSDGAFADAGIPRDVAFEVDTVDMLLGLVEAGLAVTLLAPGAVRGVHAAVVVTPIVDGPHRTEYLAWHATGARSAARAFVAQIESDVAR; encoded by the coding sequence ATGGATCTGCAGCAACTGCGCTACGTGGTTGAGGTGCTCGACACAGCGAGTTTTACCCGCGCGGCTGAGCGCTGCTTCGTGACGCAGTCAGCGCTCAGCCATCAGATCGCGGCGCTGGAGCGGGAGATCGGCCAGCGGCTGTTCATCCGGTCCAGCCGGAGCGTGCGCCCGACCGAAGCGGGTGAGGCCTTCGCTCTTCAGGCACGGATCGCGGTGGAAGCCGCCGAGAATGCGGTCGAAGAGGCGGCTGCGGCCGCCGGACGCATCGTCGGTACGCTCACCCTGGGCGTGATTCCCACAGTCACCGCCGTCGATCTACCGGCGCTGCTGAGTGGGTTCCGCGAGAAGTACCCGGACGTTCGGGTTGAGCTGCGCGTCGGGAGCAGCGACATGCTGATGCGTCAGGCGAGCACCGGCGAGATCGATGTCGCACTGCTGGGCCTGCGCGATGACGTCCGTCCGCAGGGAGTGGCGTTCCGCGCGCTGCGCCGCGATCGCCTGGTGGTCGTTTTGCCCACAGAGCATCCGCTGGCATCCCGAAGCGAGATCTCGCTCGCCGATCTCACGGACGAGACGTTCGCGGACTTCCCGCAGGGCAGTTCCGGGCGGGCGCAGAGCGACGGGGCCTTCGCCGACGCCGGCATTCCCCGTGACGTCGCGTTCGAAGTCGACACGGTCGACATGCTTCTTGGTCTCGTCGAGGCGGGACTCGCCGTCACGCTGCTCGCGCCAGGAGCGGTACGAGGCGTGCACGCGGCTGTCGTCGTGACCCCCATCGTCGACGGACCTCACCGTACCGAGTACCTCGCCTGGCACGCGACGGGTGCGCGTAGCGCGGCGCGCGCGTTCGTCGCGCAGATCGAATCGGATGTTGCCCGTTGA
- a CDS encoding EamA family transporter has product MPLLRTLLLTALAPIIWGTTYLVTTELLPPGHPLFAALIRALPAGVIAVVVGRSIPHGTWWMKAALLGTLNIGGFFPLLFIAAERLPGGVAAAVAGAQPLILLALGSVVLRERVRAVTAIAAVAGAAGVAAIVLGPSAALDPLGIAAAVGGVTCTAVGIILTKRWGRPPRTGAVAYAGWQLTAGGLFLLPLTLIFEGIPAEIHPDNVLGYLWLTTAGGLIAYALWFRGIERLPVAAPGLLALLSPVVATILGVALAHEAFTPVQLTGLLVVLSALVAGQLAVLRQPRAVTPSAPRPVATP; this is encoded by the coding sequence ATGCCCCTGCTTCGCACGCTTCTGCTGACAGCGCTCGCCCCGATCATCTGGGGAACGACCTACCTGGTCACCACCGAGCTCCTCCCTCCCGGGCATCCGCTCTTCGCCGCCCTCATACGCGCGCTGCCCGCCGGTGTCATCGCTGTCGTCGTCGGTCGGAGCATTCCCCACGGCACGTGGTGGATGAAGGCGGCCCTGCTCGGAACGCTCAACATCGGCGGTTTCTTTCCGCTGCTCTTCATCGCGGCGGAGCGCCTTCCCGGTGGGGTCGCAGCAGCCGTTGCGGGGGCGCAGCCTCTGATCCTGCTGGCACTCGGATCTGTCGTTCTGCGTGAGCGCGTTCGCGCCGTGACTGCGATCGCCGCGGTCGCCGGTGCGGCGGGTGTCGCCGCCATCGTGCTGGGGCCCTCGGCCGCACTGGATCCGCTGGGGATCGCCGCCGCCGTGGGCGGGGTGACGTGCACCGCCGTCGGAATCATCCTCACCAAGCGCTGGGGACGCCCACCGCGCACCGGTGCGGTGGCCTACGCGGGGTGGCAGCTCACCGCGGGAGGGCTTTTCCTCTTGCCACTCACGCTCATCTTCGAAGGAATCCCCGCTGAGATCCACCCCGACAATGTGCTCGGGTACCTGTGGTTGACCACCGCCGGCGGGTTGATCGCATACGCCCTGTGGTTCCGCGGGATCGAGCGACTGCCGGTGGCAGCTCCGGGGCTTCTCGCCCTGCTCTCCCCCGTCGTCGCGACGATTCTCGGCGTCGCTCTCGCACACGAGGCGTTCACACCTGTGCAGCTCACCGGCCTGCTGGTCGTACTGAGCGCGCTCGTGGCCGGTCAGCTCGCCGTGCTACGGCAGCCGCGTGCCGTCACACCCAGCGCGCCCCGGCCGGTGGCGACACCCTGA
- a CDS encoding sugar-binding transcriptional regulator yields the protein MVTESGAMDARTNAALTAAKLYYLQDMTMDAIAAELATSRSTVSRLLSHARESGLVDIRVNSPFAHAGELEEQLRSRLKVNAHIVPMSGVVNEVERLERVALTAGRQVSQFIDSNMVVGVAWGSTLGMVSRSLVPKQTHSTTIVQLNGAGNTQTSGLEYSSDILQRFGQAFGAQVEQFPVPAFFDDPRTREAMWQERSTRRVLSFQAKMDVAVFGLGSPQAEVPSRVYVGGYLGRDDFRSLREDGAIGDVATVFFRADGTWRDIRLNARSTGPGLDRLRRVPRRVCVVSGAARLTSLQAAIAAGIVTDVVLDEGLARMLADAVR from the coding sequence ATGGTCACAGAGAGCGGCGCGATGGACGCGCGGACGAACGCGGCGCTCACCGCCGCCAAGCTGTACTACCTGCAGGACATGACGATGGATGCCATCGCCGCCGAACTCGCGACGTCGCGTTCGACGGTGTCGCGGTTGCTGTCGCACGCCCGCGAGAGCGGTCTCGTCGACATCCGGGTCAACTCCCCGTTCGCGCACGCCGGCGAGCTCGAGGAGCAGCTCCGGTCGCGACTGAAGGTCAACGCGCACATCGTGCCCATGTCGGGTGTGGTGAACGAGGTTGAGCGTCTGGAGCGGGTGGCGCTGACGGCTGGGCGTCAGGTGTCGCAGTTCATCGATTCCAACATGGTGGTCGGCGTCGCATGGGGCTCGACCTTGGGAATGGTCAGCCGCTCGCTGGTGCCCAAGCAGACACACAGTACGACGATCGTTCAGCTCAACGGCGCCGGGAACACGCAGACCAGCGGCCTGGAGTACTCCAGTGACATCCTGCAGCGCTTCGGGCAGGCATTCGGTGCGCAGGTCGAGCAGTTCCCCGTGCCCGCGTTCTTCGATGATCCGCGCACGCGCGAAGCCATGTGGCAGGAGCGGAGCACCCGGCGCGTGCTGTCGTTCCAGGCGAAGATGGACGTTGCTGTCTTCGGCCTGGGGTCCCCGCAGGCCGAGGTGCCGAGTCGCGTCTACGTCGGCGGCTATCTCGGGCGCGACGACTTCCGCAGCCTGCGCGAGGATGGGGCGATCGGCGACGTGGCGACGGTGTTCTTCCGCGCGGATGGTACGTGGCGCGACATCCGGCTGAATGCTCGTAGCACCGGCCCCGGCCTCGATCGGCTCCGACGGGTGCCGCGGCGGGTGTGCGTCGTCTCGGGTGCGGCGCGCCTGACGTCGCTGCAGGCGGCCATCGCGGCCGGGATCGTCACCGACGTGGTTCTCGATGAGGGCTTGGCGCGGATGCTCGCGGATGCCGTGCGCTGA
- a CDS encoding glycerol-3-phosphate dehydrogenase/oxidase, translating to MTRAARRADEIAAVRETERTTVLIIGAGINGISLFRDLAHQGIDAVIVDRGDFASGASAASSHMIHGGIRYLENGEFRLVRESVQERNGLLRIAPHYVKPLQTTIPIYSTFSGILSAPLRFLTHRSGKPTERGAVLIKAGLTLYDLFSRDGGSVPRHRFLGRRRSLEELPALDPEVKYTATYFDASMHDPERLALDVLQDGRSANDHSHALNYVEAIGRDGDTVVLRDRETAEEFRIRADVVVNTSGPWTDLTNEALGQVTRYMGGTKGSHIVLDNDELLEATQGREIFFEHSDSRIVLIYPLKGRVLVGTTDIDADPREPARCTEDEVDYFFELIAHVFPTIAVSRDQIVYRFSGIRPLPRHEDTAPGFVSRDYRVELDNSGPVPMLSLVGGKWTTFRALGESLADRVLDLLGRTRAVSTADAPIGGGRGFPRTPRARASWKQTHLAGAGARGDALLARYGTRAAEVWAHIEQHEDHDLAGGELSTRELEWMVDNEMVVRLADVVLRRTSIAFVGAVTAEALEEIAEALAPMLNWTSDRRDAEIEATAHLLSEAHGVDIDVPIAR from the coding sequence ATGACCCGTGCCGCACGCCGTGCCGACGAGATCGCGGCCGTGCGCGAGACCGAACGCACCACGGTGCTCATCATCGGCGCCGGCATCAACGGCATCTCGCTGTTCCGCGATCTCGCCCACCAGGGCATCGACGCCGTGATCGTCGATCGCGGCGACTTCGCGAGCGGCGCGTCAGCGGCGTCGAGTCACATGATCCATGGCGGCATCCGCTATCTCGAGAACGGCGAGTTCCGCCTCGTGCGCGAATCCGTGCAAGAGCGCAACGGCCTGCTGCGCATCGCTCCGCACTACGTCAAGCCGCTGCAGACGACGATCCCGATCTACTCGACGTTCTCGGGCATCCTCTCGGCACCGCTGCGCTTCCTGACGCACCGCTCGGGCAAGCCGACCGAGCGCGGCGCCGTGCTCATCAAGGCGGGTCTCACGCTGTACGACCTGTTCTCGCGCGACGGCGGTTCAGTCCCTCGCCACCGCTTCCTCGGCCGGCGGCGTTCGCTCGAGGAACTCCCCGCACTGGACCCCGAGGTGAAGTACACCGCCACCTACTTCGACGCTTCGATGCATGACCCCGAGCGCCTCGCACTCGACGTGTTGCAGGACGGCCGGTCGGCAAACGACCACTCGCACGCACTCAACTACGTCGAGGCCATCGGGCGGGACGGCGACACCGTCGTGCTCCGCGACCGCGAGACCGCTGAAGAGTTCCGCATCCGCGCCGACGTCGTCGTCAACACGTCGGGGCCCTGGACCGACCTCACCAACGAAGCCCTCGGTCAGGTGACGCGCTACATGGGCGGCACCAAGGGCTCGCACATCGTGCTCGACAACGATGAGCTTCTCGAGGCAACCCAGGGGCGCGAGATCTTCTTCGAGCACTCTGACAGCCGCATCGTGCTGATCTACCCGCTCAAGGGACGTGTGCTCGTCGGCACCACCGACATCGACGCCGACCCGCGCGAGCCCGCACGCTGCACAGAGGACGAGGTCGACTACTTCTTCGAGCTCATCGCCCACGTCTTCCCGACGATCGCCGTGTCGCGCGATCAGATCGTGTACCGCTTCTCGGGCATCCGACCGCTCCCCCGGCACGAGGACACGGCGCCCGGCTTCGTCTCGCGCGACTACCGCGTCGAACTCGACAACAGCGGACCCGTGCCGATGCTGAGCCTCGTCGGTGGCAAGTGGACCACCTTCCGCGCACTCGGCGAGTCGCTCGCCGACCGAGTGCTCGACCTTCTCGGCCGCACCCGCGCGGTGAGCACCGCGGATGCCCCGATCGGTGGCGGTCGGGGCTTCCCCCGCACGCCGCGTGCACGCGCGTCCTGGAAGCAGACGCATCTTGCGGGCGCCGGCGCCCGCGGCGACGCACTGCTGGCGCGCTACGGCACCCGCGCGGCCGAGGTCTGGGCCCACATCGAGCAGCATGAGGACCATGACCTCGCCGGTGGCGAGCTGTCCACGCGCGAGCTGGAGTGGATGGTCGACAACGAGATGGTCGTGCGCCTGGCCGATGTGGTTCTGCGCCGCACCAGCATCGCCTTCGTCGGAGCCGTGACGGCGGAGGCGCTCGAAGAGATCGCCGAGGCGTTGGCGCCGATGCTGAACTGGACGTCCGATCGCCGCGACGCCGAGATCGAGGCCACGGCGCACCTGCTCAGCGAGGCGCACGGAGTCGACATCGACGTTCCGATCGCCCGCTGA
- the rpsP gene encoding 30S ribosomal protein S16 — protein sequence MAVKIRLKRFGKIRAPYYRIVVADSRTKRDGRVIEEIGKYHPTEQPSFIEVDSERAQYWLSVGAQPTEQVAALLKLTGDWGKFKGDKDAKSTVQVAEAKAAFEVDADKKSVVKPKAEKKEAPAEEAPAADAEAAEAPAADAE from the coding sequence GTGGCTGTCAAGATCCGTCTCAAGCGTTTCGGCAAGATCCGTGCGCCGTACTACCGCATCGTCGTCGCCGACTCGCGCACCAAGCGCGATGGTCGCGTCATCGAGGAGATCGGCAAGTACCACCCCACCGAGCAGCCCTCGTTCATCGAGGTCGACTCGGAGCGTGCGCAGTACTGGCTGTCGGTTGGCGCGCAGCCGACCGAGCAGGTTGCCGCGCTGCTCAAGCTGACCGGCGACTGGGGCAAGTTCAAGGGCGACAAGGACGCCAAGTCGACCGTCCAGGTCGCCGAGGCCAAGGCCGCCTTCGAGGTCGACGCCGACAAGAAGTCGGTCGTCAAGCCCAAGGCCGAGAAGAAGGAGGCTCCCGCTGAGGAGGCTCCCGCCGCTGACGCGGAGGCCGCTGAGGCTCCCGCCGCAGACGCAGAGTAA
- the ffh gene encoding signal recognition particle protein: MATFGTLSDRLTETFRNLRTKGKLTPADVDGTVREIRRALLDADVALVVVKDFTAKVRERALGDEVNRALNPAQQVVQIVNEELVAILGGEQRRLEFAKTPPTVIMLAGLQGSGKTTFAGKLAKQLEGEGHTPLLVAADLQRPNAVNQLQVVAERAGATIYAPEPGNGVGDPVKVSKDGVEYARRHQHDVVIIDTAGRLGVDAELMKQASDIRKATSPDEVLFVIDAMIGQDAVNTAKAFQEGVDFTGVVLSKLDGDARGGAALSVASVTGRPIIFASTGENLEDLEPFHPDRMASRILDLGDILTLIEQAQQAFDEEEAMKVAEKLANEAFTLEDFLEQLQQMKKMGSMKKMLGMLPGMGQMKQQLDDFDEREIDRTEAIIRSMTPGERRNPKVLNGSRRLRIARGSGMTVTDVNQLVQRFDQAAKMMKTVARGGTPQIPGMGPMGKPGASAKRGKKGAKSKGGSRSGNPAKRAAENAGMATANTTPTGSGFGLGGQQAPSEADLAEIQKLFGKG; the protein is encoded by the coding sequence ATGGCTACCTTTGGCACGCTCTCCGATCGGCTCACCGAGACCTTCCGCAATCTGCGCACGAAGGGAAAGCTGACGCCCGCCGATGTCGACGGCACCGTCCGCGAGATCCGTCGCGCTCTGCTCGACGCCGATGTCGCGCTCGTCGTCGTCAAGGACTTCACCGCGAAGGTGCGCGAGCGCGCACTGGGCGACGAGGTCAATCGCGCTCTGAACCCCGCGCAGCAGGTCGTGCAGATCGTCAACGAGGAGCTCGTCGCGATTCTCGGCGGTGAGCAGCGCCGGCTGGAGTTCGCCAAGACGCCGCCGACGGTGATCATGCTCGCGGGTCTGCAGGGCTCGGGTAAGACCACGTTCGCCGGAAAGCTCGCCAAGCAGCTCGAAGGCGAGGGGCACACGCCCCTGCTCGTGGCCGCCGACCTGCAACGTCCGAACGCTGTGAACCAGCTGCAGGTGGTCGCCGAGCGCGCTGGGGCGACGATCTACGCGCCCGAGCCGGGCAACGGTGTCGGCGACCCGGTCAAGGTCTCCAAGGACGGCGTCGAGTACGCACGCCGTCACCAGCACGACGTGGTCATCATCGACACCGCCGGCCGCCTCGGCGTCGACGCCGAACTGATGAAGCAGGCATCCGACATCCGCAAGGCGACCAGCCCCGACGAGGTGCTGTTCGTCATCGACGCGATGATCGGTCAGGATGCCGTCAACACGGCCAAGGCCTTCCAGGAGGGCGTCGACTTCACCGGTGTCGTGCTGTCGAAGCTCGACGGTGACGCCCGCGGTGGTGCCGCGCTGTCGGTGGCGTCCGTCACCGGCCGTCCGATCATCTTCGCCTCGACGGGTGAAAACCTCGAAGACCTCGAGCCCTTCCACCCGGACCGCATGGCGAGCCGCATCCTCGACCTCGGTGACATCCTCACCCTCATCGAGCAGGCCCAGCAGGCCTTCGATGAAGAAGAGGCGATGAAGGTCGCCGAGAAGCTTGCCAACGAGGCCTTCACGCTTGAGGACTTCCTCGAGCAGCTTCAGCAGATGAAGAAGATGGGCTCGATGAAGAAGATGCTCGGCATGCTGCCGGGCATGGGCCAGATGAAGCAGCAGCTCGATGACTTCGACGAGCGCGAGATCGACCGCACCGAGGCGATCATCCGGTCGATGACTCCGGGCGAGCGCCGCAATCCGAAGGTCCTCAACGGCTCGCGTCGTCTGCGCATCGCCCGCGGTTCCGGTATGACGGTGACCGACGTCAACCAGCTTGTGCAACGCTTCGACCAGGCCGCCAAGATGATGAAGACCGTAGCGCGTGGCGGCACGCCGCAGATCCCCGGCATGGGCCCGATGGGCAAGCCCGGCGCATCCGCCAAGCGTGGCAAGAAGGGCGCCAAGAGCAAGGGCGGTTCGCGTTCGGGTAACCCCGCCAAGCGGGCTGCCGAGAATGCCGGCATGGCCACTGCGAACACCACTCCCACCGGCTCCGGGTTCGGTCTGGGTGGTCAGCAAGCGCCGAGCGAGGCAGACCTCGCCGAGATCCAGAAGCTGTTCGGCAAGGGCTGA
- the lipB gene encoding lipoyl(octanoyl) transferase LipB, producing the protein MLDIQTPGLAPDYVPYVDGWELQRSIHRDVVDGIRPDTLLLLEHDAVYTAGKRTEPHERPQDGTPVVDVDRGGKITWHGPGQLVGYPIVHLPAPMDVVAHVRRLERVLIDILRPLGVDGYQVDGRSGVWVRRPLGEDKIAAIGVRVQQGVTMHGFAINCDNTLAGFRSIVPCGITDAGVTTISEVVGQSVSPHDIVDAVATAFTTEYTADADKEAAA; encoded by the coding sequence ATGCTCGATATCCAGACACCCGGACTCGCCCCCGACTACGTGCCCTATGTCGACGGGTGGGAGTTGCAGCGCAGCATCCACCGCGACGTCGTCGATGGCATCCGCCCCGATACGCTCCTTCTGCTCGAACACGACGCGGTCTACACCGCCGGCAAGCGCACCGAGCCGCACGAGCGCCCGCAGGACGGCACCCCCGTGGTCGACGTCGACCGCGGCGGCAAGATCACCTGGCACGGCCCGGGCCAGCTCGTCGGATACCCGATTGTGCACCTGCCCGCGCCGATGGACGTCGTGGCGCATGTGCGGCGGCTGGAGCGCGTGTTGATCGACATCCTGCGTCCGCTCGGCGTCGACGGCTACCAGGTCGACGGGCGCAGCGGCGTCTGGGTGCGCCGTCCGCTCGGCGAGGACAAGATCGCCGCGATCGGCGTGCGTGTGCAGCAGGGCGTGACCATGCACGGCTTCGCGATCAACTGCGACAACACGCTGGCCGGCTTCCGCAGCATCGTGCCGTGCGGCATCACCGATGCCGGCGTGACGACGATCAGCGAGGTCGTCGGTCAGAGCGTCTCGCCCCACGACATCGTCGACGCCGTTGCGACCGCCTTCACCACCGAGTACACCGCCGATGCAGACAAGGAGGCGGCCGCATGA